The following are encoded together in the Panicum virgatum strain AP13 chromosome 6K, P.virgatum_v5, whole genome shotgun sequence genome:
- the LOC120712384 gene encoding annexin D5-like encodes MASLTVPPVPKWPRQDAIDLHRAFKGFGCDSTTVISILAHRDAVQRAAIQREYRALFNQDLARRVASELSGHHKRAVLLWILDPPARDATILKQALTGDITDLRAATEVICSRTPAQLEMMRQAYAARFGCPVERDVAERASGDHRRLLLAYLAATPWRGDGPADPAAAALDARDLYLAGERRLGTDERAFVRVFSERGRAQLAAAARAYRHMYGRTLEQAVKGETSGGFGFGLLTILRCADSPARYFAKVLHKAMKGLGTSNSALIWVVTTRAEVDMQHIKAEYHKMYGRSLADAIHSETSGNYRTFLLSLVGRDRAYY; translated from the exons ATGGCGAGCCTGACCGTGCCGCCGGTGCCGAAGTGGCCCCGCCAGGACGCCATCGACCTCCACAGGGCCTTCAaag GGTTCGGGTGCGACAGCACGACGGTGATCAGCATCCTGGCGCACCGCGACGCGGTGCAGCGCGCGGCGATCCAGCGCGAGTACCGCGCGCTGTTCAACCAGGACCTCGCCCGGCGCGTCGCCTCCGAGCTGAGCGGCCACCACAAGCGCGCCGTGCTGCTGTGGATCCTGGACCCGCCCGCCCGCGACGCGACGATCCTGAAGCAGGCGCTAACGGGGGACATCACcgacctccgcgccgccaccgaggTGATCTGCTCCCGGACCCCGGCGCAGCTCGAGATGATGCGGCAGGCCTACGCCGCCCGGTTCGGGTGCCCCGTCGAGCGCGACGTCGCCGAGCGCGCCTCCGGCGACcaccggcggctgctgctggcgtACCTGGCGGCCACCCCGTGGCGCGGCGACGGGCCCGCGgacccggcagcggcggcgctggacgcGCGGGACCTGTAcctggccggcgagcggcggctgggCACCGACGAGCGCGCCTTCGTCCGCGTGTTCAGCGAGCGCGGGCGggcgcagctcgccgccgcggcgcgcgcgtaccGCCACATGTACGGCCGGACCCTGGAGCAGGCGGTGAAGGGCGAGACGTCgggcggcttcggcttcggcctCCTCACCATCCTCCGCTGCGCCGACAGCCCGGCGAGGTACTTCGCCAAG GTGCTGCACAAGGCGATGAAGGGGCTGGGCACGAGCAACTCGGCGCTGATCTGGGTGGTGACGACGCGGGCGGAGGTGGACATGCAGCACATCAAGGCGGAGTACCACAAGATGTACGGCCGCTCGCTCGCCGACGCCATCCACTCCGAGACCTCCGGCAACTACCGCaccttcctcctctccctcgTCGGCCGCGACCGCGCCTACTACTGA